The nucleotide sequence ATTCTCTGGCCTGGGAGGAATTTTTCTGAAGTCCAGTTGAACaaccttttgaaaaaacaaaatcaggacACCCGCCAATGATTCTGTCAGGAAAAGATTTCTGATTATCCTTTTTTTGCACTGTCACAGCACAAAccaagacatttttattaattgaaGTTGGGAGCTCTGTAGTGAGACCTAAAggggtttttgttttggaaaaaagtaaacaaacataAAGCAGTAAATTGATTGAGGGGCTGAGCTGAAACGGACTTCAAGTCTAAGTTCAAAAAtatattaacacattttaacacttttattctgaaacttTGCAGAGTAattcaaaactgcaaaatcaagacaaaactttgaaaatacattttttgctgtAGGTTTTccattaaacctttttttcaaagtacatTCATTCCGATTAGATGacactatttttaaaattagtttGGGCCTAtcggactttttctttttttaattgacccCTTGGATCTTCTCttccatttatttatatttctgacCATTTGCCCTTTTCTTCCACGCTTGTTCAAGAATCCTGCTGACCATCCCCATACTTCTTGTCAGCTTTTCATAACAAACTGATTCTCTGAGAGCCTTCATCCTGGCCGGCAGTATTCCCGTCAAGGGGGAAGAGGACTTCCTCACGCTGGCCGTGTCGCGGCTCAGCCAAAGGAAACGTGTCATAGGAGCTGCTGTAGGTGTAGCCATGGTTCTAATACTGTTGGTGGCCATTCCTCTGCTGGTCCACACAACCAAAGGGGGTACCGGAGGAAGTTCAGAGAGCCATTACGAAATGCTTGGAGACTGCAAGATGGTGTGCGATGCTTACCCTACATTCCAGCCAGGTCAGGAGCTGTCGGCTGTGTCTCCAGCTCCCCAGGATTACTCTGGAAAAAAGATAAGGTCTGGGCTTCGGGGGCCTCCAGGCATCCCTGGACCACCAGGAGAACGTGGACCCCCTGGAGAGCCAGGCAAACCAGGGCCACAGGGGCTCCCAGGTCCAGGCCCTGGAGGCTATTCTCCTTCAGTCTACACCCCCAAAATTGCTTTTTATGCAGGGCTACGAAAGCAGCACGAAGGCAATGAAGTACTGAAATTTGATGACGTGGTGACCAATGTAGGTAACTACTACGAACCGAGTACTGGAAAGTTCACCTGCCCGTTGCCTGGTATCTATTTCTTCACCTACCATGTTCTTATGAGAGGTGGGGACGGGACTAGCATGTGGGCAGACCTGAGGAAGAATGGACTGGTTAGTAAAAGTGAATAtttgtgagtgagtgagtgcaTGCATGAACGTCCATGGAAGATACCAGGTGTGTCAGCATACAAATATAACCATGTGGCCACGCAGCAGATTTTCGTCAAAGTTGATCATTCTGTTTCTTCATTGACTCACCTCTTCCACGTTGTATTCATAGCACATTCAGCCTCAAGGGTGGCAACATGACTGAAGAACGAAACAGCCGCCCTTTTATTCATTAAAGGGAATTCAAGCTATACAGACCAAAACTGCAGCACCAGATATTTGCACTCCCTCATGCACTGTGGCTACATGACAAGTGGTAGAATGCAGGCAtagcttcaaaaaaaaaaagagcggtCTAATTAGTAAGTATCATACACCCAGTTTGATTATCGCCTCAACAGAAGTGCAAAAGAGCACAGTAGAAAATGTCTGTCAGAATCTCAAGGAGTCAGTTTACACTTcag is from Oryzias latipes chromosome 7, ASM223467v1 and encodes:
- the LOC101167364 gene encoding complement C1q-like protein 4; this translates as MVLILLVAIPLLVHTTKGGTGGSSESHYEMLGDCKMVCDAYPTFQPGQELSAVSPAPQDYSGKKIRSGLRGPPGIPGPPGERGPPGEPGKPGPQGLPGPGPGGYSPSVYTPKIAFYAGLRKQHEGNEVLKFDDVVTNVGNYYEPSTGKFTCPLPGIYFFTYHVLMRGGDGTSMWADLRKNGLVRASAIAQDADQNYDYASNSVILHLDVGDEVCVQLDGGKVHGGNKNKYSTFSGFLIYPD